Below is a genomic region from Macrobrachium rosenbergii isolate ZJJX-2024 chromosome 24, ASM4041242v1, whole genome shotgun sequence.
ACAGGTGAGCAGTTTTGGCAAAATTAGGAGACATGCCATGAGGCAGGTGAGCAGTTTTGGCGAAATTAAGAGACGTGCCATGGAACAAGTGAGCAATTTTGGCGAAATTAAGAGACGTGTCATGAAACAGGTGAGCAGTTTTGGCAAAATTAAGAGCATGCCATGAAACAGGTGAGCAGTTTTGGCAAAATTAAGAGACGTACCATGAAACAAGTGAGCAGTTTTGGGGAAATTAAGAGACGTGCCATGAAACAAGTGATCAATTTTGGCGAAATTAAGAGATGTGCCATGAAACAAGTGAGCAGTTTTGGTGAAATTAAGATATGTGCCATGAAACAGGTGAGCAGTTTTggcaaaattaagaaatgtgCCATGAAACAAGTGAGCAGTTTTGGCGAAATTAAGAGACATGCATTGAAACAGGTGTGCAGTTTTGGCAAAATTAAGAGACGTGCCATGAAACAAGTGAGCAGTTTTGCCAAAATTAAGAGACATGCCATGAAACAGGTGAGTAGTTTTGACAAAATTAAGAGACATGCCATGAAACAGGTGAGCATTTTTGGCGAAATTAATAGACGTACCATGAAACAGGTGAGCAGTTTTGGTGAAATTAAGAGACGTGCCATGAAACAAGTGAGCAGTTTTGCCAAAATTAAGAGACGTGCCATGAAACAGGTGAGCAGTTTTGGCGAAATTAAGAAATGTACTATGAAACAGGTGAGCAGTTTTGGCAAAATTAAGAGACGTGCATTGAAACAGGTGAGCAGTTTTGGCGAAATTAATAGATGTGCCATGAAACAGGTGAGCAGTTTTGGCGAAATTAAGAGACATGCCATGAAACAAGTGAGCAGTTTTGGCAAAATTAAGAGAGATGCCATGAAACAGGTGAGCAGTTTTGGCGAAATTAAGAGACGTGCCATGAAACAAGTGAGCAGTTTTGGTGAAATTAAGATATGTGCCATGAAACAGGTGAGCAGTTTTGGCGAAATTAAGAAATGTGCCATGTAACAGGTGAGCAGTTTTGGCGAAATTAAGAGACATGCCATGAAACAGGTGAGCAGTTTTGGCAAAATTAAGAGACGTGCCATGAAACAAGTGAGCAGTTTTGGCGAAATTAAGAGACGTGTCATGAAACAGGTGAGCAGTTTTGGCAATGTTAAGATACGTGCCATGAAACAAGTGATCAATTTTGGCGAAATTAAGATGTGCCATGAAACAGGTGAGCAGTTTTGGCAAGATTAAGAGACTTGCCATGAAACAGGTGAGCAGTTTTGTCAAAATTAAGAGACGTGCCATGAAACAGGTGAGCAGTTTTGGCAAAATTAAGAGACGTGCCATGAAACAGGTGATCATTTTTGGCGAAATTAAGAGACGTGCCATGAAACAGGTGAGCAGTTTTGGCGAAATTAAGAGACGTGCCATGAAACAGGTGTGCAATTTTGGCAAAATTAAGAGACGTGCCATGAAACAAGTGAGCATTTTTGGGGAAATAAGAGACGTGCCATGAAACAAGTGAGCAGTTTTGGCAAAATTAAGAGACGTGCATGAAGCAGGTGAGCAGTTTTGGCGAAATTAATTGACGTGACAGTGAGTAAATATTCTTCTGTACAAGTCTTTTATATCTATTTCACTTGGAGGCGCCAAATGAGTCTATTTTATAGTCCTGCTCTACCTGCCAAATAACACTATCTTAATCGTGTGTTTTAAATGCATAACAACGATGTAAGAAATTCTGCTTCCTCTGACTGCTCGCGTAGTCGTTGCTCAAATCAAATAAATCATTGGTAGAAAAccttgaaaatgcatttttcccaTCGCCTGTTTCATCCTCTAAATAGCAAACCtttccataaatattattttaatgaagtttttaaaatgtctggTTATGTGCTTGGGTGCGTATATATGCGCTTGCTTGTATAAATGTTTGTAAACTGAAAAGCAGGATGACAATATGAaataaatcagaatgaaatagaatttgCATCACGAGAAGAACGGGTGTCCCAACTAGATCAGAAatctttttttgtatatgtatgatcACTGAAGTACTGGTAACCgtttcatttctcatttacaAAAGCAAGCCCAAAAGTTAACACTGATAAACATTCTACTCATGCATAAGCTCTCTTCGTCCTTGACTAATCACTTCAAATTCCTTCTGATCAACCGGAATGAAAGATGATCAAGGATTGGCCGATGCGATCGATTTCGGAAGCCTCTCGACTCACAGGTATACATAAGGGCAAGGTCTagagcaggggttcccaacctttttgttcttctgtaccccttgggcatttttatagacTCCTGTGTAACcctaaaaattgaggatgaaaaagaaaaataatgaaattgatattgtgatataattttattatgaaatctgtttgtgtagacTGCATCTTTTCAGTTCcatgataatgaaaaacatatGGTAATTCACCCTATTCTTGATATACCTTAAGTAaaagctttgcttact
It encodes:
- the LOC136851800 gene encoding uncharacterized protein encodes the protein MKQVSSFGEIKRRAMKQVINFGEIKRCAMKQVSSFGEIKICAMKQVSSFGKIKKCAMKQVSSFGEIKRHALKQVCSFGKIKRRAMKQVSSFAKIKRHAMKQVSSFDKIKRHAMKQVSIFGEINRRTMKQVSSFGEIKRRAMKQVSSFAKIKRRAMKQVSSFGEIKKCTMKQVSSFGKIKRRALKQVSSFGEINRCAMKQVSSFGEIKRHAMKQVSSFGKIKRDAMKQVSSFGEIKRRAMKQVSSFGEIKICAMKQVSSFGKIKRLAMKQVSSFVKIKRRAMKQVSSFGKIKRRAMKQVIIFGEIKRRAMKQVSSFGEIKRRAMKQVCNFGKIKRRAMKQVSIFGEIRDVP